One Anolis carolinensis isolate JA03-04 chromosome 4, rAnoCar3.1.pri, whole genome shotgun sequence DNA window includes the following coding sequences:
- the LOC103278756 gene encoding ubiquitin carboxyl-terminal hydrolase CYLD: MRQNQNIFPPKVKGAIPAMQFAAEKKEAFIVTREIHAGRKKIPLGCIGYFLEDKHSMGRIVDLKSRPVITLMSSHIKPLSCHEAGLLLTVESPQKRHDLLSNERLFSAICCLQIYDVVRVRYNRVVAVGIVRSFWEQHRKPGNGELKMLLIEVELLDSGIISLRDRYSRLKVDASKIIAVSSNVTHSIGCQEISQESYKKENNHPNQYLAEVSAASVWEQEVLKKMEGTMRGIQGHCNSCYLDTTLFSLFSFSSALDGILYSTEVDDKTAQQILREQIVQPLRQHGYVGANEVMNLRKLLRCDSFITEEKDPEEFLNALLGEVLAVEPLLKIRADNEVLKYNCYQILAENNATVKVPTVQQLLEQSLLSYGLHLNEIPSCFILQMPRFGKTYKKFSLVYPSLHLDLTDLVNQASPVCCVCGGKTSYGCSWCQPDTRLHPEYMKLFGNISKAHSPLTRLKHSGKELKSNSPSAKQPTLDLFAVLCIEKSHYVAFVRYGPSQTSWLFFDSMAGTLKNEKQTNIPVVKACPQIGHYLAMSPTEFATVDTNQMDKLSRRFFCDAYTFMYQEPKHSSYK, translated from the exons ATGAGgcagaatcaaaacatctttcCTCCTAAGGTAAAGG GTGCCATTCCAGCCATGCAGTTTGCAGCTGAGAAAAAAGAGGCTTTTATTGTCACTCGAGAGATCCATGCAGGCCGAAAGAAGATCCCTTTGGGATGTATAGGTTACTTTCTGGAGGACAAACACAGCATGGGTCGCATTGTTGACCTGAAATCAAGGCCTGTCATAACCCTGATGAGTAGTCACATCAAACCTCTCAGCTGTCATGAAGCTGGACTCTTACTCACTGTTGAGAGCCCACAAAAAAGGCATGACCTGCTTTCCAACGAGCGGCTTTTCTCTGCTATTTGCTGCCTGCAAATCTATGATGTGGTGCGTGTGAGATACAATAGAGTGGTGGCAGTCGGCATTGTGAGAAGCTTCTGGGAACAGCACAGGAAGCCTGGCAATGGAGAGCTGAAGATGCTCCTTATTGAGGTGGAGCTGCTG GATTCAGGGATTATTTCCCTCCGTGACCGCTATTCTAGACTGAAGGTTGATGCAAGCAAGATCATTGCTGTTAGCTCCAATGTTACACATTCCATTGGATGCCAAGAGATCAGCCAAGAATCTTACAAGAAAG AGAACAATCACCCGAACCAATACTTGGCAGAAGTCAGTGCTGCATCAGTCTGGGAACAGGAAGTCCTCAAGAAGATGGAAGGCACTATGAGGGGCATCCAGGGGCACTGCAACTCCTGCTACCTAGACACAACTCTCTTCAG TTTATTCAGTTTCTCCTCTGCCTTGGATGGCATCCTGTATTCTACTGAGGTGGATGACAAAACAGCACAGCAAATCCTGAGAGAGCAGATTGTGCAGCCTTTGAGACA ACATGGTTATGTGGGAGCCAATGAAGTGATGAACTTGAGGAAATTGCTGAGATGCGACAGTTTTATTACAGAAGAAAAAG ACCCAGAAGAATTCTTGAATGCCCTTCTAGGAGAAGTCTTGGCTGTAGAACCCTTGCTCAAAATCAG AGCAGACAATGAAGTCCTCAAGTATAATTGCTATCAGATCCTTGCAGAGAACAATGCAACGGTTAAAGTACCTACTGTGCAGCAACTCCTGGAGCAGTCTCTACTCTCCTACGGTCTACATCTGAATGAG ATTCCTTCGTGCTTCATCCTACAGATGCCTAGATTTGGAAAGACATATAAGAAGTTTTCGCTGGTGTATCCTTCTCTGCATCTTGACCTCACAGACTTGGTAAACCAAG CTTCTCCTGTGTGTTGTGTATGTGGTGGGAAGACTTCATATGGATGTTCATGGTGCCAGCCTGACACCCGCCTGCACCCAGAATACATGAAATTATTTGGGAACATTTCTAAG GCACATTCTCCTTTGACCAGACTGAAGCATTCTGGTAAAGAACTGAAATCCAACAGCCCTTCTGCTAAGCAGCCCACACTGGATTTGTTTGCAGTTCTCTGCATTGAGAAGAGCCATTATGTTGCTTTTGTAAGATATGGCCCATCTCAAACATCCTGGCTTTTCTTTGACAGCATGGCTGGCACACTGA AGAATGAGAAACAAACAAATATCCCTGTGGTAAAAGCCTGCCCTCAGATTGGACACTATTTGGCTATGTCACCAACAGAATTTGCCACTGTTGATACTAACCAGATGGACAAGCTTTCCAGAAGATTCTTTTGTGACGCTTACACATTCATGTACCAAGAACCAAAACACAGCTCTTACAAATAG